The genomic window TTTTAAGTCTTAAAGAAAGTTTAAAACATTGGCTTGAAGCACTGCAGACAATGTGTGGCTAAAAGTGACAAATACTACTCATACTGACTGTATTGTAAAGAGATGAGAGTGTGGTTTGAACACTAATGAGCGCTTTGTTTGTAAGGCATCGTAATCAAGTCATCTGACTGAGCTAAAATGTGAAAGTCTTGCAGGATTCTGTTGTCAACGTAGCCTTAAGACATGGAGGAGTACACTTTGATGCAACCATCTGAAACTACTGTTAAGTCACGCAAGCCATAAAACAGGACAATAGAAAGGTTTATTGAGTTTACTGCCtctaacaaaaaagaaacacaacaaactaAGCAACAATTTCCCTTTGTAAGTTCTTTATGTTGATCTCAAAGGCAAGTTCAGTCTGCTCTCTGAAATCACACTTAACAGATTTATAGCAGCATCTTACATAATTTTACTTTCAGctctgaaaataaaattctacATAGCAACCTGTGGCTAACTTGAGCATGCAGCCTGAGTTTCTCTCTTCAGTCTTGCCATGCtggttttttttaacataaacatTCCAAGTGGCATGAGGTGATTTTTCCAGCACCACTTTTTTTAATCTATCAAAAATAGACTAGTGGTTGAAGGCTCACAGAATACTGAGAGGTCAGATGACACAATAAATCATTCCCTGCTCACCCATGGGTCTAACATTAACACAAAAAACAGCAGGAACATGGGCCATGTCATCCAGTGTTTAACGGCACAcaaatgaagagaaaaagaaCTCAAATGTGCTTGGAAAGCTGATAAATGTGGGTGGTGCAGTATGCACAAGACGCCACATAGTCTATAACATGGCATAATTGGAATGTAGTGTAGCAGGTGACTAGGCCAACAACTGAAATTACAGTTACTATACACATTATTTGTTACCTAAGCCTCATGGTACACCTCTTCTAGTTATAAGCACATCTGAACATCCATCCAAAACAGGGATGGGCAAAATGATGATATATTTTATGTcgataaaatatgttttttgtttggacgGTGCACTGCATGCGACAATGGAGCATCTTATAAAAAACACCTCTTGTGGACAAGTGCTGTAAAATAGTGTTTCACTACAAACATTTAATACAGTGCATCTGGGACTTATTCATATTAGTTTCAGTGCTACTGTTCTGTTACATCAAtatcaaataaatgaataaacaagtgATGACTGGCATAACAAACCCTGTCCCTCacacttattgtagcttattttggtattgatccagcttatgtcatcatgtcaatgtgtgtgtggatgtcagcatattaattgtctctatatatgtgcgaagtttgaagtaaactgaaacaaaattgatgtttttataaacgtgaaattttgcccaatttTCTCCCAagtcaatgggagaaaaaaaagatttaaaaaattcataaaaaatctgaaccttgacttatttttcccaaaatgtaatcacatctattctgggtcactggcaatctataagccaaatctggtatgaattcaaccaatagttttgttgctagagtgttaactaacaaacaaacaaacaaacaaacaaactgagccaaaaacactaccccttgcctccccttcaggaggCAGAGTAATAAATGTAAATCTCTATAAGAGTGTGTGGCTGTCCATCGGCTGGACCCTATTACAGATCTCAGGAGCAGTTTGACAGAATATTGCAACAAATtcacaaaaatattcacttggactcaaggatgaactgaaacaATTTTGTTGGtcaaaggttaaataaatgagAGAATTGCATGAACAGATAATGACATAGAGGAGAGAGATCGTGACACAGAACAGGGTAATTCCAAACAGGAGATGGACTCCAATCAGCTGAGACAAAACAAGGAGTTCATGCCTAAAAGAGAGGATACGTCAGTCACATAAACATGGTTTGGTTACATTAAGTCTGCCATAGACCATAACTAGGGCCCTCCTTGTGATCAGTTTATTTAAACTATTAATCCATTGATTTTACTCAAATTGTCCAATGTTGTATGAAACTGTCTGTATATGGATGTGAGATTTTGGTTAAATACAAGTCACTAGTTATTTTCCTGTGTAATCTGATCACAGAGGTTTACATCATAACAGTGAGCTACATGTAGGTGAAGTAATGTTTCAACGTGTGACCATCTATTAGTCTGGTTTactggattgttttgttttttgtttttttttgtttaattgagcATCCTAAATTAGAACAATTTAGTCACTGTTTCCTCATGTCTGACTACAGAGCCTCACCCAGTATCTGACAACACTagtttgatttggaccaagatAAGAGAAATAATTCTTTCGGGCGCTGTGTACAACAATGTGGACACACAACATTGATTTTGGTTTTTTAGTTAGTAAATGTTTGGACTTATATAACTGTTTAAACTTTTCATATGCAGACAGTGATACAATAGTGAGacaattgataaagcactttgtgactctgtctgtgaaaagtgctctataaataaaatttactttacttactttactttacttacagtGCCTCTGTATTCTCCATAGTACAGCATGAAGTAAAAACTACtcatggacacagactggaatgCCTTAACCCCAAAGTAATACCAGGAAACTCAGATCTAAAACAAGGAAACTAGAGGAAAGACAGCTGTGCCTTTAGACTCCAACAGAAACAACAGAGAGCATGGTCTTCAATGAGATCAGCCACTGTTATCAAACCCCTGTTATTAtctcagtggggaaaaaaaataaaccaagcCTCGTGCCCTCATGTGTCATAGGGCACGGTGtgtggaagtgttttttttttatattctagcTTACATGTAAAAGGGTTCATTCATTCAATAAAGGATAAAGAAAAAATAGTTATCTTCAAGGAAGCTGCACACCAAACCCAGCTGGGATTTTTCTGTCAGGTCAGGTGCAAATAACTAAACCACACTACCACAATCTTATCTAGATAACGTACATCTGACTGTATCCTTATCAGTGCAAAACCTAAACACCATTAAGGCAATTTGagtcataaaagaaaaaaagaaaaaagaaaaaaaaaagaaataagagaGGCAGCTGAAATTAAGGACTAGTTGGAGTCAAATTAGTAAgcagcaacaataaataaatatctataaCACCATATAAATTACCTAATATACATTTCATCATATGCTATGTGTCAGTGTTAGCTAGTGAGATCAATCACTCATTTATTTATGCAGTTTTTGTCTTCCTGTTTGCCTGTTTAAaaatgagttttaaaaaaaatctgaatatgaaATTACCCTGGCCACATTAGCGTGTTGGCTagacaatgacataaaaatgcaTTTCTCTAAAAATTAAGGAACATATTTCTCTCTCTAGAAAGGTACAAATAAACTTACCAGCGGCTAAGTAGATAAAGTATCTCCGTCCTCTTTACTGTACCATCTGTGACACTTGAGCCGCAGTCAACAGTGTACCCCACAGACCACGCCCACAATCACAAATCGACCAATAGCAGAGCGTAAAAAAACTTAACAACCAATCAACTTCTTCCTCcatgtaggtttttttttattattattttatttactcaCAGGTGTTTATATTCTCTACCTCTAGATATCGTCACCTTCCCAAAATAATTGCCTGTGTCATTTTTTGACAACAATGGcttttttttgtccaaatgatCAAATTCGTCTGATTATGTCTTTTGTCTTTaatgaaaaatctgaataaacatCATTTTTGTCAACAGATGACAGGTTACagttttaggaaggtgacgatatatggattaaaataaaagagaatgaaaaagaaTGTGAGATATTTTAGACAGTCATAGTCTGAGTCCAgttttttatttgtgttcatttgtctGACCATACTTGATGGAAAAGGGCAGTGACAGGCTTCAAACGTATTTATAGGGTCTAATATGGGACATTTTTTGTATTTCGATCTTCTGTAGAACATTACAATGTTAGGCATggcaatgtaataataataataataataataataataataataataataataataatgcatgatGTAAAGCTTAAATGTCCCACATTAGGATAATTCACCCTACATGAAATCACTCATTGTCAGGTGACAATGTATAGCAAAAATATTACAAGAACAAAAAGgagacagtgaaataaaatattgttttGCTGCACAGACCTatacaaagtgcaaaaaacatctgttatttatttgtttataaaGAAAAATGTGCGTGTGAATGTATTTTAGCaccataaaaaatatgttttccaCATGTGCCTTGGCTTAAGGAGTAAAATCATTAAAACTTTGGCATGATCAAAAATCTGCTTCCACACAAGACATCAAGACATAATGAAAACACAGCCCTCTGCTGGTCAGAGGTATACCTGCAGTCACTTCCAGTCTGTCAACAGTAAAGCGCATTTGTGAAGATTTACAAAATCCATtttatgtaaaattatattattaagGTCAATATTTTATACACCTAATATTTACATTATCTACAAATGTCCAAAAATGTATAGTGCCCATTTTGAAACACAGTATTATCTGACATTCAGGAAAAGTCAAGCATAAAGACACCAAAACACAAGCTTCTTTATCCATGTTCCTGTAGGTCCAAAGAAGGGAATAATTATAAGGATTATAAGAGGCTTCCCAGGATATTAGATTTCACACCCAAATTAAGACCCAGTCTGTCTTTACAGTACGTATTTCTTGCTACTGTGAATGAAATCTATCTGTATATTCATGTTGTTTGGACAAAATACATTCTTTTTCAGTTCTTTGCCAACAGTACGAAACTATTTTTTCTACACTGAAAACTAAACTCAAAACCATAGTTTCTCCTCTTCATAAGTTTCATAGGTAATTTGGAGCCTTCCAGGTCTGTAGGTCCTTGAATATGTAAAGGCTAGTCATTAAAgatgttctgtatgtttcagaCAGTATTATTGTCCTGGCTTTTGGGTAGTCTggtagaaataaaacaaaaactcagTTTCCTCCACAGTCATCCTCTGCAGTGTCTCTCCATTACACAGAGTTTATGAGTCTCCATCCAAACTGACCGGAGATCAGCTGTCTCAGGGAAGAGCCCCACTGAACGTGACAATAGGCAGGCAGAGAAGGGAACAGAAAGTTGGATGGAGAGGCTGGATTTGGGCTGAGGTCTGAGGTTTTCTGAGTCTCCAGTCAGTAGAGCTGTCAGTTTTAAAGCACACTGATATTTCACATCTGTGAGGAACAAAATGAGACACATGGGTTGATAATTAATAACACTTACAAAACATGACCTAAATGTGTTAGCAATAATTTCTAAAACCCTTTGAAGATGTTTGTTAGTTGGTTACAAAACTATTTTGCTGACAAAGTTAACAGATTAACAGTTATCAGCACTTGACCTAAATACTTGTAGTTTTTCAAATATGTCAACATCAGTTCTTCTCAGTGTTCCCATGTGTTTATCTAAACTCCGCACCTGGTGACACTCTGTAGGATCTTCTTCTCATCCTGGTCTAGACACACAGCAAATGTGTTTCCAGCACCAGTGATCTGCACCTTGTCCACCTTCACCTCTGTTACACTCAGCTGCTGCAAAGGGaggaaacaatgcaaaaaaaaagaaaaacgcttTTGTAAATTATGAAgacacatttttgtgaaaataaataTGTAGGTCTTGTAGATGTTTATTTGAAATCTATCTTCACTGTTATGGTTGAATTGTGTTGCGAGGCCTTGTTTTTGTCACTGTATTGTAGAAAGAGCCCTGAGTACTTAAATAGGTTTACATTTTGCTGAGGTGTGTATAGACTTTATAGGGCAAAGCTCCAGCTAATCAAGGTTAATTCTGTTGAGCAAACAGTATTGTTatcaaaacacaaacagaacGAAAGAGTTGTGCGCCTTGAACATATTGTGGCTTTTTGTTCCATCAGCCTGTCAGTTTGAAACTCTTTGTTCTCACCTGTGAAATGAGAAACTGAGTACTGATGAGTGCTATCGAGTATATGCTGCTGCAGTGCTTTATTTAGAACCACAAACCACCGAGACACGCTGATGTAAAGTAAAACTCACCTGATTGTAGCCCTTCTTGCCTTTTCCGTTCTGTCTCTTCAAGACCTCAGTCATTGTGATCTGCAGGCACTCCATCTTAGAGTCTGACAGATATTAATTTAGTAAAATTACCATCATCAGATCTAAACATCAAAAGGTATTTCGTTCAACATCACTCAAAGCAACATTTTAAATAAAACCCGACTACTATCTGAGATTAGTAATGGCAATAATCAAAGCTGTTTAACTGAAATCAAAGactaaaaatataagtaattattaTTTAGATGATCTTAAAATCTTGACATATCTATTTGTACTCTAAGCTTTGAACAATCCATTCACATAAATTATCACATTAAGCGTACCAAGCTCCTCTGGATTCTTGCATGCTTTGGTTAAATTCACTGAAGTACAGACTTTTGTTTCTCTTTTCCACTGGTTTCTCCCACTAATGACCACCTAAATGAGAGGAAAAGGAAGATAAGTTGAATATGAACATCAACATCCTAACAGTAATTTCAGTCTAAGAGCGagaattgtgtttttttgtcataataaaaacACAGAGCCATGAAAGGTAAGGTACAGTTAGACAAAGTAGAGCTAATTCTGCTATAACAACAAAGAACAAGCTTAGTgctcataataaaaaaaaaaaaaaaaaaaaaaaaccctgcatgtGTTCAGTTTGTCACGTCCTAAGGGAAGGGTGAAAATGTGGTGATAAATGAAACAATTCAGATTTAGGGGAATAACCAGGTTCCCTGCATTGTATTAAAAACTAGGGTGGGggtttaaaggtgtttttttgttttttttgttttttttcagaagacttatttactgatcatgtaatgtGTTTCTGAAAGACATGATCAAACTCCATCTTTACCCTGTTGTACACCATCTCCAACATTAAAGGCACTGCTTCTCTGTCACCGTCGATGCCAAAACGTTTACTGGCAGCACCTTCATTAAgacataaatatacaaacatcagTGATCCATGTGAGAACAGAGAGGCAATAATAAATTCTGGagtggtgattaaaaaaaaacaaaacaaaaaaaaaaccacaaaatataCCAAGTCAAGCAAAATAGTTTTACAGAGAAGTCATTATAGACAATTTGGACTTGAAATTACAACAGCTAGGCTACCACATGAGCATATTATGTATGGTGAGTAATTGAAACAGCACAGAGTCACTTCCCCAGAAACATGAAGCATAAACAGATTTTCCTGAATTTTGACTCGTCTAATGAAATTAAAAATCAGAAGTGCAAGTGGTGGTGACAAGTGAAACCTGAAAAGAAGAAGTACACTGAGTCATTACATAGAAATAGCAGATGTTCCTCTACCATAAATTTAGTCCAGCCTTAACCTCATAATAACTGATGATGCATTCCGCTGCATGGAAAATGTGGAGGATTTGTTGTATTGTGGTACAGTTGCTAGGATATGTGCATGTGTTGGTGTGTATGTCAGACTTACCCATAGCCTTGATGGCTCGTGTTCCTGCGGTGTGACCCAACTCCAGCGAGTGGACGAACACCTCCGTCCTCCTCTCGCCTCCAGCCAGTGTCAGCTACAATAACAAAGACCCTCAGTCACTCACTGTGTTTTACAAATTATTACTAAGGGACCTAAATGTGTGCAATGTGGTAAAGTCTTTAACATACACTGAAGGGACAAGTTTGCCTTTTCATCAGAATGGCCTTTGTTTTACTATTAAATTCTAAAAGGTTCATTTTCAACCCAAACTACCATTTTTTCCTATATGTAACCAACTGATTTTAGCACTGAAGCATGGCCGATGTCCAAAAACTCATAATCTGTAGTATCTAAAACAATCTGCTTGATAGAACTTCCTACAGTtttcaaaaaaattcaaacttctatCAGTCTTTGATgtgacctgtgtcttcatgtacaaatatgttcacttaactcatgttcctcccaaagttttccagaacttctttatgttgtcttctgttattcacaatcaTCCCACAAGATATTCAAACAAATTTTATCTTCGGTACTGCCAAACTTCTgacagtcagtattctctaaaataccGTGGatcacatctttggaataatctacgccCGTAAcgtcaatcaacatcttctttatcattatttaaaaagcatctgaaaaggatttatgaaaaaatgtaaggctgtatatcatttgattagtatttgatgatttgtaatttgatttgtatttttattgtttttactttagtttattattccacttatatcgtatttttaacattatttcttttttctctttttttttttcttcctgtattCATATAAccctttttggcttctatcctctcctgcacaatgatgttacttgtttgaatgttgttgttgttttttgatttttctcTTGCAGTtttataatgtgcaaataaataaaataaagctgtTCCGACTGCCTATATGATAGACAGGAATGTGGCTGTAGATGGAAATGCGTCTCACCTCAGCCTGGTAGAGCTGGATCAGTGCTGGCCGGGCGGCATAGCGGCAGTAGTACAGAATCAAATCAGCCAAAATGGGCAAACGCTGCTCATACGAACTATCATATGACTCTGACTCTGTCTTTGAGGTTTGCTGAGGGAGAATGGAACACGGTTAGTGCACTAGTTCACTGGTTAGTATGTAACACTGAAGGGCAGTTGTACGATAAACATCCTAGTATTAGCTTTGCATTTAGCTTTGGTAGTGTGATATAAAAGTTAGATCAGACTTGTACCTGGCAAACAACATTGGCGGGCAGGTTAAGCAGACTCAGGGTGTTTCTTTCGTACCAAGGGTCGAGCATTCCAAGAAGATGAGCAATGTCATTAGTGCTGTCTCCTATGCTCATGAGTTTAGGATCCTGATTGAGCAAAAGCAAGAGGAAACACAACGCACACAAGAATCTTCATTTAGATGCATGTTGTCTGTCACAGTCTAGCTTTCTGTACTTCAAAAAACTGCACAGCTTAGCTCGGCAATAACACTGGAAGTAGGATTTCATAAATAAAGCATTGTTCAATGTCTATAAATGAGGCACAGGTATTGTTTTGCTTACATTACTTAGGGTTACTCCTTTCTGAGTTCCAGTTTGAGCTACaagagatggagatggagatgtCACATGTCCAAAACCTGTTGTTGAATCTCTCTTTACAGGCACAAAGTAAAACTGAAGCTTGAAGGTCCGGGTGAGACGTGGACATGCACTCTCCCTCCTCTTCAGACTGTTGTAGGCCCGGGCCACCTTTCCTGCAACGTGGTCAGCACCAAACACCACCACCCTCAGTATAGTGTTTTTACTGTCCTCATCACTGCTGAGAATGGGCCTCCTTCGAAAGCAAACATGCCTCAGGGCCTGACTTTGTGGATTTAGTCGGGGCTCGGGACTACGTAAGTGAACTTGCTGTGGTAGGGAATTGGAGCGTTTCTCTCTCACCACTAAAAGGTCTTTTGATTCAGTGTTTCCTAAGCTTTTAGCCCGGGATAGTAACCGAGGACTCTTAGGTTTAATGAAGAGCCGGTAAATGTGTTGGCTTAGCCGAGCTGAGGCTTTGTTGAAAGACTTGGGTGAACCTTTTTCAACAACAGGAGAGGAGCAGATATAGTCATCAAAATCATCAAAGTAGTCGCTGTCAACCCCAGAGGTGACAGAGTGCAGAGATGCAGCACATGACTCGGAAGCTACAGATATGGTGGAGAACATCGAGTCCTTGGAGGCAGTGGACACTGACGAGATAGTGGAGAAAGTAGAGGCACGAGGGTTGGCACTAAAATCGTCAGGAATGATGGACATTAAAGGCAGTCCCACATTGTCtctgtcctcttcctcttcctcatcctccactTCTTTCTCAGTTCTTGcctcattctcctcctcctcatcatcatcatcatcaatgtctccttcctcttcctcagcCTCCCCATTAGTGGTCAAGTCATCCGGTTCATGCTCCAAAAGACTGTTAAGAATATCTGCAGAAAGTCAAATCAGCAATTATTAATCAATCCCATCCTCAAAATGGAAGGATTTCTATTTATTGTGATACTTTAGTCAACAATAACATTTGAGTGTacagcaaaacaataaaaatcaaatttacTCTTAAAATAAATCAAGAATGTCATGTATTAGAAATATAATTTGTATAATGGTATATAAGTGAGGAGAGAAAACTGTTTTCTGATTGGGATT from Sphaeramia orbicularis chromosome 1, fSphaOr1.1, whole genome shotgun sequence includes these protein-coding regions:
- the pik3r5 gene encoding phosphoinositide 3-kinase regulatory subunit 5 isoform X2 → MQHTSCTEDRIQHALDRCLDGLRQSPTAAHHWNVLMCSAGQSMNRWSLEELVKRDPENFLILLQQIIRKTKEVQEQCQYELVAPLAIMFSSTLLQTPYCPPDTELLEEAIEVFRYFLTWPEPYCSVCKNLLSTLQLEIKAPGISFQRLVREEQGLNDPSQSSKTMTVLLMNPGEVPADFLSVAEQLSRIAHSQRETYITLIKHAFQSTLGTKYPLLSIHRALQAKSVNELSKIFSTVSDILETAASMSDPVKGRSHVIQGLEGLREMMRIPASSGRKSDGMLQTLPLPTAKCYMFHWEKDNFDILNSLLEHEPDDLTTNGEAEEEEGDIDDDDDEEEENEARTEKEVEDEEEEEDRDNVGLPLMSIIPDDFSANPRASTFSTISSVSTASKDSMFSTISVASESCAASLHSVTSGVDSDYFDDFDDYICSSPVVEKGSPKSFNKASARLSQHIYRLFIKPKSPRLLSRAKSLGNTESKDLLVVREKRSNSLPQQVHLRSPEPRLNPQSQALRHVCFRRRPILSSDEDSKNTILRVVVFGADHVAGKVARAYNSLKRRESACPRLTRTFKLQFYFVPVKRDSTTGFGHVTSPSPSLVAQTGTQKGVTLSNDPKLMSIGDSTNDIAHLLGMLDPWYERNTLSLLNLPANVVCQQTSKTESESYDSSYEQRLPILADLILYYCRYAARPALIQLYQAELTLAGGERRTEVFVHSLELGHTAGTRAIKAMGAASKRFGIDGDREAVPLMLEMVYNRVVISGRNQWKRETKVCTSVNLTKACKNPEELDSKMECLQITMTEVLKRQNGKGKKGYNQLSVTEVKVDKVQITGAGNTFAVCLDQDEKKILQSVTRCEISVCFKTDSSTDWRLRKPQTSAQIQPLHPTFCSLLCLPIVTFSGALP
- the pik3r5 gene encoding phosphoinositide 3-kinase regulatory subunit 5 isoform X1 gives rise to the protein MQHTSCTEDRIQHALDRCLDGLRQSPTAAHHWNVLMCSAGQSMNRWSLEELVKRDPENFLILLQQIIRKTKEVQEQCQYELVAPLAIMFSSTLLQTPYCPPDTELLEEAIEVFRYFLTWPEPYCSVCKNLLSTLQLEIKAPGISFQRLVREEQGLNDPSQSSKTMTVLLMNPGEVPADFLSVAEQLSRIAHSQRETYITLIKHAFQSTLGTKYPLLSIHRALQAKSVNELSKIFSTVSDILETAASMSDPVKGRSHVIQGLEGLREMMRIPASSGRKSDGMLQTLPLPTAKCYMFHWEKDNFDILNSLLEHEPDDLTTNGEAEEEEGDIDDDDDEEEENEARTEKEVEDEEEEEDRDNVGLPLMSIIPDDFSANPRASTFSTISSVSTASKDSMFSTISVASESCAASLHSVTSGVDSDYFDDFDDYICSSPVVEKGSPKSFNKASARLSQHIYRLFIKPKSPRLLSRAKSLGNTESKDLLVVREKRSNSLPQQVHLRSPEPRLNPQSQALRHVCFRRRPILSSDEDSKNTILRVVVFGADHVAGKVARAYNSLKRRESACPRLTRTFKLQFYFVPVKRDSTTGFGHVTSPSPSLVAQTGTQKGVTLSNDPKLMSIGDSTNDIAHLLGMLDPWYERNTLSLLNLPANVVCQQTSKTESESYDSSYEQRLPILADLILYYCRYAARPALIQLYQAELTLAGGERRTEVFVHSLELGHTAGTRAIKAMGAASKRFGIDGDREAVPLMLEMVYNRVVISGRNQWKRETKVCTSVNLTKACKNPEELDSKMECLQITMTEVLKRQNGKGKKGYNQQLSVTEVKVDKVQITGAGNTFAVCLDQDEKKILQSVTRCEISVCFKTDSSTDWRLRKPQTSAQIQPLHPTFCSLLCLPIVTFSGALP